CTGCAAGGATAACCGACACAAATGCCCTCAAAGCACGGAAATACCGCTATCTGGCGAGTGAATGGTCGAACTTTCGTTTCTACCTCAGAAGAACTCTTCTCTGATAGATTGGTATAAATATATGAAGAATGGTACGTACTGAACTACGTCTTTGGTTCGGGTTCGAACCGGTCTCTCGAGTCCGATCGACAGCACGGATTCGACCGTCTCGAGTCAGGTCCCACCGAACCGGCTCGCATACTACTCTATCCATGTCACCGTTTCGGATGGGGGTCAGTCCGACAATCCTTATATTGTATACTGAATACTGTATGGTATGGAGGATATTTTCGTCGCTCGGGTCATGTCCTCGTCACTGCACACGGTGACGCCAGACACGCTCGTCGAGGACGCTGCTCAGAAAATGCTCGACAATGAAATCAGTTCGGTCGTCGTCGTCGACGACGACAATCAGCTCGAGGGGATCTTGACGACGACGGACTTCGTTCGGATCGTTGCCGAACAGAAGCCGAAGGATCAGACGTTGGTTTCGAAGTATATGAGCAGCGACGTCGTGACGGCATCCGCTCAAGATAGCATCCGCGACGCCGCGGATGTGATGATCGAACGCGGCTTCCACCATATTCCCGTCGTCGATGAGGACGAGGGCGTCATCGGGATGGTCACCACGTCGGATTTGGCGGGCTACCTCTCGCGCGAGCAGTCGCCGAGTCCGGAGTGAGTTTCGCGGATCGGACCTGGTGACCTCCTTCTGAAGTGAGCGGGGTGCGGCCCCCCTCTTGCACCGTGACCATACGCTGCCGCTCGAGACGCCACTGCCATCTCGTAACTGCGCGAAGCAGAAGCGGTGCGCCCGCAAAGAGAGACGGACGGCTTCTCAGGCGTCACTCGATACTGACCGGTTGCGGAACCGCCAAACCGATCGTACTCGCATCGCGGATCGGCCGCAACATCCTTGCCGGTTCCTACGTCTGTTATACGTACCTCTCGATAGCCCTACCGATGAATACCCACTTATTTCAGTTCATCCCTTATACGATACCGTTTGTCGTCGGCGCAGCGGTCCTCCTGACGCTGGCCGGCTACTCGATCAGACTCGGCCGAGCGAATGGATTCGACAAGACGCTGCTCGCGTTCATCGCTACGATGGCGACATCGGCTCTCTGGGCGCTCATGCGAGCCGTTCAGTTTTCGACGGCCGTACTCGAGCTCAAGCAGGCAGCTCTTGGATTCCTCTATGTCGGGTATCTCGGGTCCTCAGTGTCACTGCTCTGTTTTGCGCTCACGTTCACCGGACGGAAAGATCTCGTCACAAGACAGACGGTCGTCTTGCTCTCGATCGTCCCGGTCGTCGGAATCGTCCTCGCACTGACGAACTGGTCCCACGGATTGCTCTGGACGCTGGAACCCGACCGGGTCGGTGACCTCATCTACATCGATCGCTCCTTTACTGGACTCTTCTTGCTGTTCGTCCTCTACAATACAGCGTCGTCGATAGCCAGCACGGCAATCCTCGTGAGATACTCGTTCACGTCGAAGGAACTCTACCGACGTCAGGCACTCGCGGTGTCAGTCGGAATCGTTTTTCCGATTATAGCCGGGATTCTCTACGTTCTCGAGGCGTATCCGTTCCTCTCGCGCCAGGTCGATCTGACCCCGATCGCGTTCGTGCTCACCGGCCTCTGTTTCGGGTACGCGATATTCAAATTCAGATTCCTCGATATCGTTCCCGTCGCTCGTGATTCGGTAGTCGAGAACATGCGCGACGGCTACGTCGTCCTCGACACCGCCGATCGGATCGTCGACCTCAACCCCGCCGCCCACGCCATCTTTCAGTGTGGCGACGAGATCATCGGCGATCACGTCGACACCGTCCTCTCGACGGTCGAGTCGCTCGTCGACGAGCACGAACACGGGAGCCACATCCAGCAGGAGCTCTCGGTCACGATCGACGGCGACGAACGGTTCCTCGTCGCGACCGTCTCGACGCTATCCAAGGGGTAGAATCGAATCGGACGGCTATTGATTCTCCGCGACGTAACCGATCGACACGCGGTACAGAAGCGCTACCAAGAACTGATCGAGAACGCCACGGACATCGTCTTCGTCTTGGACCCCGATGGGACGATCACGTTCGCGAGCCCCTCGGTCACCCGGTTGTTCGGCGTCTCGCCCGAGTTGATCGTCGGCGAGGATGCATTCGAGTACGTCCACGACGAGGATACGCAGGCGGCTCGCGAAGCATTTGATCGAGCGCTAGACGACCCCAGCAGCCAACCTCGAGTCGAATACCGGGTTCCCGACGACAGTGGCGAGTGGCGCGTCGTCAACGTCGTAGCACGGAACCTCGTCGAGAACTCGTACGTCGAGGGTGTCGTCCTCAACGCGCGGGACATCACCGAGCGCAAGGAACGGGAGCGTGAACTCGAGCGAACGAACGACCAACTCGAGCAGTTCGCCTCCGTGGTCTCCCACGACCTGCGAAATCCGCTCAACGTCGCCAGCGGTCACCTCGAGGTCGTCCGCGAAACCGGGTCGGCGGATTCCCTCGACGAGATCGAACACTCGCTCGACCGCATGGAGACGATAATCGAGGACGTCCTCACGCTCGCTCGGCAGGGCAAATCCATCGGTGAAACCGAACCGCTCTCGCTCGAAACTGTCGCCCGCGACGCGTGGCGTCAGGTCGACATTCGCGGCGCCGAACTCGTCGTCGACGCCGACCGAACCGTCGACGGTGATCGAGATCGTCTCCTCCAACTGTTCGAGAACCTCTTCCGCAACGCGATCGAACACGGCGGGGGCGACGTCACCGTCACCGTCTCCCTCGAGGACGATGGGTTCGCCGTTGCCGACGACGGCCCCGGCATTCCGGAGCCACAGCGGGAGTCCGTCTTCGACTCCGGCTACACGACTGCCGATACCGGGACCGGCTTCGGGCTCGCGATCGTCGAACAGATCGCCGAAGCCCACGGCTGGGACGTGTCCGTCAGAGTGAGCGAGAGCGGCGGCGCACGTATCTCCGTGGCCGTCTCCGATCGTCTCGTCGTATCCTGAGCACTGATGCCAGAGACTCGCCCGTTAGGTCGAGTCAGGGTCAGCGCCGCTCTGGGACCCCTCGTCTTCAGTCATCCACCGAACCGTCTCGTCGAGTTGATCTCGCAACGCACGGACCTCCGTCGGCGTCAGCTCGACGTCCGCGTGGCCCGTCCCGTGGTCGCCGGCCATCGCGTCGATACTGAGAACGACGCGGTGGCCGTCCGCCGATTCGGGTCGGACCGAAACGTCAGCCCGATCGGGATAGTCCCGCGGCGGTCCCAACTCGAGGTCAGTTTCCCCACGTGTGACGCCGATTCGGACGCGCTCCGTGTGCTTGAGGTCGAACGAGTCCGTCCGATCCTCCTCGACGGGGGTCGGCTCCTCGGCCGGAGTGGTGTCCTCTGGCATACGTATCCCTTGTTTACCGCTCCCCTTGGCTGTACGCCTGGCCGACCCCGCGCGGTCTCGGCGGCAGACATCGAGTAGGAACGGCCGTCATTCGCTCGCGGATCGCGGGACGAAGGGGCCGAAATCAGCGGTTCGAGCGGCGATCGTCGCGATCCGGAGTGCGTAGCTCAGTAAGACCATAAAGGGGAGAAAGACGAGTACGACGCCGGCGGCGGCGATCGCCAGCAGAAGCCAAGCGCTCGCGACCGCGTCAGTGATCCGCGCATATGAGACGAGCAATAGGCCGCCGCCGACCAGCGTGGGGAAGCCGACGTAGAGAAGCATCCGCGAGAGGACCGCGAGTTCATGCTGAATGTACAGCGTTTTGAACGTTTGCCGAGCAATCGCGAGAAAGCCGAGTAACTCGATCAACTCCTCGAGCGGTTCCGTCTCATCGAAGGCGTCGCCCCACTCGTCGCGGAACGTCCGCGCCGCGTGGTAGTAGTTGCCCTGATGGTGGCCGAGAACTGCCGACAGCGCCTCGAACGTCCCGAACTCGGCGTCCTCGAGCGCGTCCGAGACCGTCTCCCCGTCCGACTTGAAGGCCTCGATGAATCGCTCGACTTCCGTTCGCTTGGCCGGGTCGACATCGTCCGTGAGCGCGTCGGGAAGCCGCCGGGCGCGGTCGACGGTCGCCGTGACGATGACGTTCAGAAAGGCGGCCGGTGACGCCGGACTGACGCCCGACTCGGTCAGTTCCTCGACGTCCTGCTGAAACTCGGTCATCCCTTCGAACCGAGTCCTGAGATCCGATGTCCAGCCTAATTCTTGGGAGAGGACGAGCTGATTAATCGCCAGTACGATCGTGATGAACGGCAGCGTGCCACCGACGAGTGATCCGTAGAGTGTCACAACGGTCCCCGCGTCGTTTACGGGGAACAACCCAGCAACGTACAGCGCGATGACGGCGACGTACAGGCCAACCGCTAACAGTCCGGCGATCACCAGCCGGTGGCCGTCGAGCATTAGCCAGCGCTTAGCCGGCGACTCGGTTATTTTCTGGTACGTCAACTGGCTCTCCTCACCGTCCGCAGTCGTGGACAGCTCCCGGTCGTGGGCGCTCATATCGACTCGACAACGCCGGTACTGAAAAGAACGGACACGGCACCGCCAACTATTGAAACGGACAGACCACGCGATTGAACCGTTACTCGACGGCGAACATCTCGCCGTCCAGTTGTCGGCCACCGGTCCAGCACTCGCGGGCGAACCAGATGAGATATCCCATCGCGAAGACCGTGGCTGTGGCAGTGAGCAGCCACGGACCGCTGGTGGCCTCGAGCCCGCGGAGTTGGGAGAGCCCGAACCCGCCACAGCCGACAGCGAGTATCCCGATTCCGACCGCGGCGACACGGGGCCAGCCGACGGTCCGATCGCCGATGGCGAGTCGCTCTCGAGTCCCGGCGAGGAGTAATACCACACCGACGGCGGTGAGCCAACCGATCAGTAACAACGTCGACGGAGTCGTCGAGCCACCACTCACGACGAAGAGGCCCGCTAATAGTAGCGTTGCGACGCCGCCACCGGTGAATCCATGGCGAACGACTGTCTTCAGCCCGCTCATTGCGCGGCTGATTTGGCGGGGTCGTAGTTAGTGGTTCCCACTCGTCGCGGCTCGTCGATCAGTCGTCGTCCATCGGTGCCGTCATGGGCTCGACGCGTTCACCGCGTGGCCCCTCGAGATCGATCTTTGGGAGCAGGTCGCGCAGGTAGCGCCCGGTGTGGGAGTCCTCGAGTCGTGCGATGTCTTCGGGGGTACCCGTCGCGACGATTTCGCCACCGTTCTCGCCGCCTTCGGGGCCGAGGTCGATGACGTGATCGGCGTTCTTCACCAGATCGAGTTCGTGCTCGATGACGGCGACGGTGTTGCCGTTGTCGGTCAGCCGGTGGAGGACGTCGATGAGTTTGCGCTCGTCCTCGCTGTGGAGTCCGGTGGTGGGCTCGTCGAGCAGGTAGA
This genomic stretch from Natrinema sp. SYSU A 869 harbors:
- a CDS encoding CBS domain-containing protein, coding for MEDIFVARVMSSSLHTVTPDTLVEDAAQKMLDNEISSVVVVDDDNQLEGILTTTDFVRIVAEQKPKDQTLVSKYMSSDVVTASAQDSIRDAADVMIERGFHHIPVVDEDEGVIGMVTTSDLAGYLSREQSPSPE
- a CDS encoding histidine kinase N-terminal 7TM domain-containing protein encodes the protein MNTHLFQFIPYTIPFVVGAAVLLTLAGYSIRLGRANGFDKTLLAFIATMATSALWALMRAVQFSTAVLELKQAALGFLYVGYLGSSVSLLCFALTFTGRKDLVTRQTVVLLSIVPVVGIVLALTNWSHGLLWTLEPDRVGDLIYIDRSFTGLFLLFVLYNTASSIASTAILVRYSFTSKELYRRQALAVSVGIVFPIIAGILYVLEAYPFLSRQVDLTPIAFVLTGLCFGYAIFKFRFLDIVPVARDSVVENMRDGYVVLDTADRIVDLNPAAHAIFQCGDEIIGDHVDTVLSTVESLVDEHEHGSHIQQELSVTIDGDERFLVATVSTLSKG
- a CDS encoding PAS domain-containing sensor histidine kinase, encoding MILRDVTDRHAVQKRYQELIENATDIVFVLDPDGTITFASPSVTRLFGVSPELIVGEDAFEYVHDEDTQAAREAFDRALDDPSSQPRVEYRVPDDSGEWRVVNVVARNLVENSYVEGVVLNARDITERKERERELERTNDQLEQFASVVSHDLRNPLNVASGHLEVVRETGSADSLDEIEHSLDRMETIIEDVLTLARQGKSIGETEPLSLETVARDAWRQVDIRGAELVVDADRTVDGDRDRLLQLFENLFRNAIEHGGGDVTVTVSLEDDGFAVADDGPGIPEPQRESVFDSGYTTADTGTGFGLAIVEQIAEAHGWDVSVRVSESGGARISVAVSDRLVVS